Proteins from a genomic interval of Zingiber officinale cultivar Zhangliang chromosome 1B, Zo_v1.1, whole genome shotgun sequence:
- the LOC122056572 gene encoding regulatory protein RecX-like isoform X1: protein MMTLAAHRSFRMSLYGQFGSLITSSWTKSRCKMLGSFIMVPGEDAKIIKAVAFSSISTCKGKKNNPIVRGTSRAIEDDGSFYETIHFDEDDNSMECALDNNFEVSLVEAQDSSVMTNSETVMERPIKQEAEQMAIELLAARAFTTLELRKKLRGKRYPKDVVAAVISSAKERGLLNDGLYAESFSRSRWLSSTWGPKRIKWVLVQKGVSETEVDTATRQVFQEDDSGDKSRSTQHGISEPAFKRLYVKATKQWLQGQSSSLENRKARIVRWLQYRGFSWGVTNIILRKLLSEYPP, encoded by the exons ATGATGACTTTAGCGGCCCATCGAAGCTTCCGAATGTCTCTCTATGGTCAGTTCGGCTCCCTGATAACTTCTTCATG GACGAAGAGCAGATGTAAGATGTTGGGTTCATTTATAATGGTTCCGGGGGAAGACGCCAAGATCATAAAAGCAGTAGCATTTTCATCAATAAGTACAtgcaaagggaaaaaaaacaatcCAATCGTAAGAGGAACTTCCAGAGCGATAGAAGATGATGGTAGCTTTTATGAAACCATTCATTTTGATGAAGATGACA ATAGCATGGAGTGTGCTTTGGATAACAATTTTGAAGTATCCCTTGTTGAGGCTCAAGATTCTTCTGTGATGACCAACAGTGAGACTGTAATGGAGAGGCCCATTAAGCAAGAAGCTGAGCAAATGGCAATTGAATTACTTGCTGCAAG AGCATTTACGACACTTGAGCTGCGAAAGAAATTACGAGGCAAGAGGTATCCTAAAGATGTAGTTGCTGCAGTGATATCCAGTGCAAAAGAAAG GGGTTTATTAAATGATGGTCTCTATGCGGAATCCTTCTCTCGTTCTCGCTGGCTGTCATCAACTTGGGGCCCAAAGCGTATCAAATGG GTACTTGTTCAGAAAGGAGTGAGTGAAACGGAAGTAGACACAGCAACAAGACAGGTATTCCAGGAGGATGACTCTGGTGACAAATCTAGAAGCACACAACACGGAATCTCTGAGCCTGCATTCAAACGCCTCTATGTTAAGGCCACCAAGCAGTGGCTCCAAGGTCAAAGCTCATCTCTTGAAAACCGAAAGGCAAGGATCGTGAGATGGCTGCAGTATCGTGGATTCAGCTGGGGGGTGACTAACATCATTCTGAGGAAGCTTTTATCTGAGTATCCTCCATGA
- the LOC122056572 gene encoding regulatory protein RecX-like isoform X2 encodes MLGSFIMVPGEDAKIIKAVAFSSISTCKGKKNNPIVRGTSRAIEDDGSFYETIHFDEDDNSMECALDNNFEVSLVEAQDSSVMTNSETVMERPIKQEAEQMAIELLAARAFTTLELRKKLRGKRYPKDVVAAVISSAKERGLLNDGLYAESFSRSRWLSSTWGPKRIKWVLVQKGVSETEVDTATRQVFQEDDSGDKSRSTQHGISEPAFKRLYVKATKQWLQGQSSSLENRKARIVRWLQYRGFSWGVTNIILRKLLSEYPP; translated from the exons ATGTTGGGTTCATTTATAATGGTTCCGGGGGAAGACGCCAAGATCATAAAAGCAGTAGCATTTTCATCAATAAGTACAtgcaaagggaaaaaaaacaatcCAATCGTAAGAGGAACTTCCAGAGCGATAGAAGATGATGGTAGCTTTTATGAAACCATTCATTTTGATGAAGATGACA ATAGCATGGAGTGTGCTTTGGATAACAATTTTGAAGTATCCCTTGTTGAGGCTCAAGATTCTTCTGTGATGACCAACAGTGAGACTGTAATGGAGAGGCCCATTAAGCAAGAAGCTGAGCAAATGGCAATTGAATTACTTGCTGCAAG AGCATTTACGACACTTGAGCTGCGAAAGAAATTACGAGGCAAGAGGTATCCTAAAGATGTAGTTGCTGCAGTGATATCCAGTGCAAAAGAAAG GGGTTTATTAAATGATGGTCTCTATGCGGAATCCTTCTCTCGTTCTCGCTGGCTGTCATCAACTTGGGGCCCAAAGCGTATCAAATGG GTACTTGTTCAGAAAGGAGTGAGTGAAACGGAAGTAGACACAGCAACAAGACAGGTATTCCAGGAGGATGACTCTGGTGACAAATCTAGAAGCACACAACACGGAATCTCTGAGCCTGCATTCAAACGCCTCTATGTTAAGGCCACCAAGCAGTGGCTCCAAGGTCAAAGCTCATCTCTTGAAAACCGAAAGGCAAGGATCGTGAGATGGCTGCAGTATCGTGGATTCAGCTGGGGGGTGACTAACATCATTCTGAGGAAGCTTTTATCTGAGTATCCTCCATGA